Within Streptomyces sp. SS1-1, the genomic segment TGCAGCCGAACGGGTAGCGCCCGCACGAGACGGCGACCCCGCTCCACCAGGGCAAGCGGGGGCCGGCCGCCGCCGCACAGCCGGCAGAACGCCTTCGACGAAAGGTGAAGCCGCCCGGCCGACGGCCACGGGGGCGTGGGTTGCGGATCACGAAGAGGCACTGCTGCACCACGTGACGCTTCCCCCTTCAGCCCCTGATGGACCGGGTCACGGCTCGGACGAGGTCGGTTCTGGCGACCTGCAGGGCGAACCGGCCAAATGGCGCCGCCGCGCGCTGCCCTGGTACGCCAAACCCGCCCGGGACGCCGGTGAGCACCCGGGAGACCTTGAAGACAGCCGTGGCACTCTGCTCGCTCTCCATGGCCACAGTGAAAGCACCCTCCGGGTATCCGGCGAGCGTGCATCGGCCGGTGAACTCCAACTCCGTCGGGGCGTCCGATGCCCACCGGACCACGTTGGCGAGGCTGATTCGCGGCAGGACGGCATGCTTGCGCTCGCCGATGTCAAGCGTGAGGTTGCCGTGCGGGCGAGTGGTGTAGAGGGTGACGGCGCGGGTGCCCTCGACGGTGTCCACGACGTGTGTCGCGGCCGCGCCTGACACATCGTTGGCCCGCCTGCTGCCGATGCGGGCCCTCGCGTGTCAGGCCCTGGCGCCGATGGAGAGGGATATGTCCCACAGCCCGTCGCCGAGCGGCCTGCCATCTGCGGCCGTGGTCATGTCGACGGCCGCTTCGAAGCCGGCCGGTGCGCAGGGCGAGTTCGTAGAGCGCGTGTGCGCCGGGCCGCCTGTGGTGATCCGGCCACCCTGGCGTGGAGGTCCTGCGCCGCCGCGCCGAAACCTTCCGTACCCGGTGGTAGGGAAAGCCCTACGGCCCGAAAGCGCCGGTCATCAAGTCCTTGTCGGGGCCCGTCTCCTGAGTGAGAATGCGCATGACAAAAGCGCGGGTGGCCGGAGATTCTCCGGTCACCCTCCTCGTATGAGGGGACCCCCACATGAGAAAACCTCTCGGCGCCACCCTCCTCGCCCTGGCCCTGGCCGGGGCCGGCGCCGCACCCGTGGCCGCGGCTCCCGCGGACACCGCCCCGTCCTTCGGCAAGGGTGCCGGGACGGGCTCGGTCACCTCGGTGGTCCGGGACACCGTCGCCTCCGTCACCGCCGGTCTCGAACAGGCGCTGAAGCCGACCGCCCAGGCCGTCGACTTCGCCGGCACCGTGGCGCTCAGCAACTGTTCCGGCTCCGTCGTGCGCTTCCCGAAGTCACAGGACAGCGACCCGGCGCTCGTCCTGTCGAACGGCCACTGCCTGGAGACCGGCATGCCCGGTCCCGGACAGGTCGTCGTCAACCGGTCGTCCAGCCGCACCTTCAGCCTGCTCAACGCGTCCGGCTCCAAGGTCGCCACCCTGCGGGCCAGCAAGATCGCCTACGGCACCATGACCGACACGGACGTGTCGATCTACCAGCTCACCAGCACGTACGCGCAGATCAAGAGCTCCACCGGGATCAGCGCGCTGACCGTGTCCGACACCCGCCCGGCCGCCGGCACCGCGATCACCGTCGCCTCCGGCTACTGGAAGCGGCTCTACAACTGCAACGTCGACGGGTTCGCGTACCGCCTGAAGGAAGGCGACTGGACCTTCAAGGACTCGGTCCGCTACACCTCCGCCTGCAACACCATCGGCGGCACCTCCGGCTCCCCGGTGATCGACCAGGCCACGAAGCGGGTCGTCGCCGTCAACAACACCGGCAACGAGGACGGCCAGCGCTGCACGGTCAACAACCCGTGCGAGGTGGACGAGAGCGGCAACGTCACCGTCCGCCAGGGCATCAACTACGCCCAGCAGATCTACCAGATCCCCACCTGCTTCGGCACCGGCAACAAGCTGAACCTGAGCGCGAGCGGCTGCGTGCTTCCCAAGCCGTGACCGGCACGCCGTAGGGCCGGCTAACCGGTCCTGCGGACCGCCCGGCCCGCCAGTACGTCCGTGCGGCGGCCGTCCTCGATGACGAAACGGCCGTCCACGAGCACATGCGGGATGCCCGTCGGTGGCGTGCGCGGCTCCTCGAACGTGGAGCCCGCCGCCACCGTCTCCGGGTCGAACAGCACCAGGTCCGCCCGGTACCCCTCGCGGACCAGGCCCCGGTCCGGCAGCCGCAGCCGCTTCGCCGGGCGCGAGGTCAGATGCGCCACGCACTCCTCCAGCGACAGCACCCCCAACTCCCGCACGTAGTGCCCGAGATAGTGCGGGAAGGTGCCGTACGCGCGCGGGTGCGGCTTGGCGCCCTGGAGGATGCCGTCCGAGCCGCCCGTGTGGACGCGGTGCCGCATGATCGCCCGGACGTTCTCCTCATGGCCGACGTGCTGCAGGATCGTCGTGCCCAGCCGGTCCCCCAGGAGCAGCCGGCGCGCGGTCGTCCACGGGTCCTCGCCGCGCGCGTCCGCCGTCTCCCGGACCGTACGGCCCACGTGGTCCGCCAGCGCGGGCTCGGCCACCCCCGAGATCTCGATCGTCTCCCACTCGACGGGCACGCCGTGGCAGCCGTCCGCGCCGACCACCTCCAGGTCGTGCCGGATCCGCTCGGCCGTCGCGTCGTCCGCGAGCCGCGCGAGGACCGCCTCGGGCCCGCCCTCGCTCGCCCAGCTCGGCAGCAGGGCCACCAGGGTCGTGCAGCCGGGCGTGTACGGGTAGGTGTCGAGGCTGATGTCGGCGCCCTCGGCGAGCGCCTTGTCCAGCAGGGACAGCAGCTCCGGGGCGCGGCCCCGGTTCACGCCGAAGTTCATGGTGGCGTGGGCGAGATGCAGCGCGCAGCCCGCCTCCCGGGTCAGCGCCACCATCTCCTCGTACGCCTCGAGCGCCCCGGCCCCGTAGGAGCGGTGGTGCGGGCAGTAGTAGCCGCCGTACCGGGCCACGACCCGGCACAGCTCGGTCAGTTCGGCGTCCCGCGCATACATGCCCGGTGTGTACGTCAGCCCCGACGACAGGCCGACCGCGCCCTGCTCCAGGCCCTCGGCGACCAGGGCGCGCATCCGGTCCAGCTCGGCCGGTGTCGCCTCCCGGTCCTCCCAGCCGACGACGAGCGCCCGGACCGTGCCCTGCGGGATCAGGTAGGCGGCGTTCACCGCGATGCCCCGGTCGAGGCGGTCCAGGTACTCGCCGACGGACCGCCAGTCGAAGTCGATGTCGTCGCCGGAGCCGTTCCAGCCGGCGATGGCGCTGCGCACCTCGCCCAGCGTGCGGTCGTCGACGGGCGCGTACGACAGCCCGTCCTGGCCGAGCACCTCCAGGGTGACGCCCTGGGCGGCCTTGGCGCTGTGGTCGGGGTCCCGCAGCAGCGCCAGATCGCTGTGGGCGTGCATGTCGACGAAGCCGGGGGAGAGGACCAGCCCCTCCGCGTCCAGCTCGCGGCGCGCCTTCGGCCGCTGGCAGCCGGCCGCGGCGGCCTCCTGGACGATCGACACGATCCTGCCGCGGTCCACGACCACGTCGGCGCGGTAGGACGGACCCCCGCTGCCGTCGACGACGTCGGCGTCCCGGATGACGAGCTCTTCCACGACCGGCCCCTCCTCAGAAGAACGTGCGGATGTAGTCGACGACGGTCCCGTCCGCCTCGGCGAGCGGGATCAGCTGCCACTTGTCGAACGCCGTGCACGGGTGGGACAGTCCCAGGCCGAGCCAGTCCCCGACCTCCAGGTCCGCCTCGCCGGTCGTCTCCAGCCAGGCGTGCTGGTCGGACAGCGCGGTCACGGTGATGCCGGTGGCGGGGTGCTCCACACCGTCCCGGCGGACCACCTGGGCGACGGGCAGATCGAGGTCGTACGCCGCGTCCCGCTTGCCGGCGTTGGCGAACGCCTGGCCGGGGGACGGGCGGGAGACGACCTGCGTCCAGAGCCGGAACGCGGGCTCCAGGGCGCCCTCGCCCGGCACTCGGTTGAACGGGGTGAGCCTGCGGTAGTGGCCGTCGTCGTGCGAGACGTAAGCGCCCGAGCGCAGCAGCTTCAGCACCGGCACCGACAGGGCGGGGATCTCCGCGAACACCTCGGCGACCGTGTCGAACCAGGCGCTGCCGCCCGCGCTCACGACGATCTCGTCCAGGCCCGCGAACCGGCCCGCCTCGTCGAAGCCCGCCGCCAGCGCCACCAGCCGGCGCAGCCAGGCGCGCACCCGCTGCGGGTCCGCCCGCGGCACCTCGCCCTCGTACCCGGCGACCCCGACCAGACGGAGGGTTTCCGTGGCGGCGACCGCGTCCGCGACGGCCGCGCACTCCTCGTCCGTCCGGACGCCGGTGCGCGCGCCCTCGCCCGCCGCCAGCTCCACGACGACGTCCAGCGGCCGGCCGGCCCCGGCGTCCCGCAGCGCGGCGTCCATGAGGCGTACGCCGGACACGGAGTCGACGTAGCAGACGAGGCGGAACTCCGGGTCGGCCAGCTCGCCGGCGATCCAGCGCAGCGCGGAGGCGTCCACCAGCTCGTTGGCGAGGAAGATCCGCCCGAAGCCGAACGCGCGGGCCACGCGCACCTGGTGGGGCACGGCCAGCGTGATGCCCCAGGCGCCGCGCTCGATCTGCCGCTGGAAGAGCGCCGGTGCCATCGAGGTCTTGCCGTGCGGGGCGAACGCGAGGCCGTGGCGGTCGGCGTACGTCTCCATCAGGGCGAGGTTGTGCTCCAGGCGCTCGGCGGACAGCGCGAGCACCGGGGTGGTGAAGCCGCCGGTGAAGAGGTTGCGCCGCTGGGCGGCCAGCTCCCCGACGGTCAGGCCGTCGGCGTCGGGCGGGAGGCCCTTGAAGCGGTGGTCGACGCGCTCCTCGGACAGGCGGGCCAGCGCCTCGTTCCCCATGGAACCTCCCTGATCAGTGGCGTTGCAGTGAGTGCAACACTCATTGCGTATGTCGCTTGTCGCTGTCTAACATCTCGGCCAACCGCGGGTCAACGGAACCGCGGATCCGCCCGCCCAAGGTCTGGAGCTACGACGATCGTGACCTTCACCGGACCCCGCAATGCCCCCGGCGTCGTGGACGTCGTCGCGCTCGGCGAGTCCATGGTCACGTTCCTGCCGTCCCGGCCCGGACGCCTCGCCGACGTCCCCTCGTTCGAGCGGGCCATCGGCGGCGCCGAGTCCAACGTGGCCTGCGGGCTCGCCGCCGCCGGGCACCGGGTGCGCTGGGTCAGCCGGGTCGGGGCCGACGGCTTCGGCGACCACCTCGTGGAGACCATCGGCGGCCACGGCGTCGACGTCACGGCCGTGCGCCGCGACCCCGCCCGCCCGACCGGCGTCTACTTCCGCACCGCCGGCGACCGGGGCACCGACGCCCACGAGGTCGCCTACTACCGGGCCGGATCCGCCGCGTCCGCCATGTCCGCGGAGAACGTCGACCTCGACGCCGTGCGCGCCGGACGCGTCCTGCACCTGTCCGGGATCACCGCCGCGCTCTCCGGCACCTGCCTCGGCCTGCTGCGCGAACTGACCGCGCCGCGCGAGGACCGCCCGCTCGTCTCCTTCGACGTCAACCACCGGCCCGGCCTGTGGCGTGACCCCGGAGGCCCCGCCGTCCTGCTGGACCTCGCCCGCGCCGCCGACCTCGTCTTCGTGGGCGTCGACGAGGCCCAGGACGCCTGGGGCGTCACCGGCGGCCCCGAGGCCATCCGCGCCGCGCTGCCCGAACCGCCGCTGCTCGTCGTGAAGGACGGCCCGCGCGGCGCCACCGCCTTCGACCACGCCCGGCGCCCCGCCGTGCACGTCCCGGCCCCCACGGTGCGGGTCGCCGCCGCGACCGGCGCCGGGGACGCCTTCGCCGCCGGATTCCTCCACGCCACCCTGCGCGGCCTCCCGCTGCGCGACCGGCTGCGCCACGGGCACCTGTGGGCCGCCGCCACCCTCACCAGCCCCGCCGACCTCGCCGCGCCCCCCGCCCGCGACACCGCCGACGCCCTGGTGGCCCTCGACGACGCCGGGTGGGAGAAACTTCGACTCGGCCCCGGCCGGACCCACCCCGCGGACCGGGCCGACGAGGAGGTACCCACGCCATGAGCCAGACCGTCGACCGCGCGCTCAGCATCCTGCCGCTGCTCGCCGAGGGCCCCGCCGACCTGGGCAAGGTCGCCGAGCGGCTCGGCGTCCACAAGTCCACCGCGCTGCGGCTGCTGCGCACCCTGCACGAACACGGCATGGTCTACCGCCAGTCCGACCAGCGCTACCGGCTCGGCGCCCGCCTCATCGCCCTCGCCCAGGAGGCGATGGAGAACCTCGACATCCGCGGGATCGCCCACCCCCACCTCGTCCGGCTCAACGAGCAGTGCGGGCACACCGTGCACCTCGCCGTCTACGAGGAGGACGAGGTGCTCTACATCGACAAGGTCGAGAGCCGCTACCCCGTGCGGATGTACTCGCGGATCGGCAAGCCCGTCGCCATCACCGTCGCGGCCGTCGCCAAGCTGCTCCTCGCCGACCTGCCCGAGCACGAGCGGCGAGCCCTCGCCGAACAGCTCGACTACCCCATGTACACGTCCCGTTCCACCCCCAACGCCCCCGCCTTCCTTCGGGAGTTGGACAAGGTCCGCGAACAGGGCTGGGCCACCGACCTCGGCGGCCACGAGGAGTCCATCAACTGCGTCGCCGCGCCGATCCGAGGCGCGGACGGCCGGGTCGTCGCCGCGATGTCGGTGTCCGCGCCGAACGTCGTCGTCACCGCCGACGAACTCCTCACCCTGCTCCCGCTCGTGCGCCGCACCGCCGACGCCATCAGCGGCGAGTACTCCGGCAGAACCCCAGCGAAGGACACCCCATGACCGACAAGACCGCGCTCACCCCGAAGACCCACACCACGCCGCCCGCGAAGTTCTCCCACGGGGTGCGCAAGGGCAACATCCTCCAGGTCGCCGGTCAGGTCGGCTTCCTCCCCGCCGTCGAGGGCCAGGCCCCCACGCCCGCCGGTCCCACCCTGCGCGAGCAGACCCTCCAGACCCTCGCCAACGTCAAGGCGATCCTCGAGGAGGGCGGCGCCTCCTGGGACGACGTCATGATGATCCGCGTCTATCTGACGGACGTGGACCACTTCGCCGAGATGAACGCGCTCTACAACGCCTACTTCGAGGAGCAGGGCCTCACCCAGCCGCCCGCCGCCCGCACGACCGTGTACGTCGGTCTGCCCGCCGGCCTCCTCATCGAGATCGACGCGCTGGCCGTCCTCGGCTGACGCCTCCCTCGCACCGCCCGCCGCACCCC encodes:
- a CDS encoding S1 family peptidase, which translates into the protein MRKPLGATLLALALAGAGAAPVAAAPADTAPSFGKGAGTGSVTSVVRDTVASVTAGLEQALKPTAQAVDFAGTVALSNCSGSVVRFPKSQDSDPALVLSNGHCLETGMPGPGQVVVNRSSSRTFSLLNASGSKVATLRASKIAYGTMTDTDVSIYQLTSTYAQIKSSTGISALTVSDTRPAAGTAITVASGYWKRLYNCNVDGFAYRLKEGDWTFKDSVRYTSACNTIGGTSGSPVIDQATKRVVAVNNTGNEDGQRCTVNNPCEVDESGNVTVRQGINYAQQIYQIPTCFGTGNKLNLSASGCVLPKP
- a CDS encoding N-acyl-D-amino-acid deacylase family protein encodes the protein MEELVIRDADVVDGSGGPSYRADVVVDRGRIVSIVQEAAAAGCQRPKARRELDAEGLVLSPGFVDMHAHSDLALLRDPDHSAKAAQGVTLEVLGQDGLSYAPVDDRTLGEVRSAIAGWNGSGDDIDFDWRSVGEYLDRLDRGIAVNAAYLIPQGTVRALVVGWEDREATPAELDRMRALVAEGLEQGAVGLSSGLTYTPGMYARDAELTELCRVVARYGGYYCPHHRSYGAGALEAYEEMVALTREAGCALHLAHATMNFGVNRGRAPELLSLLDKALAEGADISLDTYPYTPGCTTLVALLPSWASEGGPEAVLARLADDATAERIRHDLEVVGADGCHGVPVEWETIEISGVAEPALADHVGRTVRETADARGEDPWTTARRLLLGDRLGTTILQHVGHEENVRAIMRHRVHTGGSDGILQGAKPHPRAYGTFPHYLGHYVRELGVLSLEECVAHLTSRPAKRLRLPDRGLVREGYRADLVLFDPETVAAGSTFEEPRTPPTGIPHVLVDGRFVIEDGRRTDVLAGRAVRRTG
- a CDS encoding amino acid deaminase — its product is MGNEALARLSEERVDHRFKGLPPDADGLTVGELAAQRRNLFTGGFTTPVLALSAERLEHNLALMETYADRHGLAFAPHGKTSMAPALFQRQIERGAWGITLAVPHQVRVARAFGFGRIFLANELVDASALRWIAGELADPEFRLVCYVDSVSGVRLMDAALRDAGAGRPLDVVVELAAGEGARTGVRTDEECAAVADAVAATETLRLVGVAGYEGEVPRADPQRVRAWLRRLVALAAGFDEAGRFAGLDEIVVSAGGSAWFDTVAEVFAEIPALSVPVLKLLRSGAYVSHDDGHYRRLTPFNRVPGEGALEPAFRLWTQVVSRPSPGQAFANAGKRDAAYDLDLPVAQVVRRDGVEHPATGITVTALSDQHAWLETTGEADLEVGDWLGLGLSHPCTAFDKWQLIPLAEADGTVVDYIRTFF
- a CDS encoding sugar kinase translates to MTFTGPRNAPGVVDVVALGESMVTFLPSRPGRLADVPSFERAIGGAESNVACGLAAAGHRVRWVSRVGADGFGDHLVETIGGHGVDVTAVRRDPARPTGVYFRTAGDRGTDAHEVAYYRAGSAASAMSAENVDLDAVRAGRVLHLSGITAALSGTCLGLLRELTAPREDRPLVSFDVNHRPGLWRDPGGPAVLLDLARAADLVFVGVDEAQDAWGVTGGPEAIRAALPEPPLLVVKDGPRGATAFDHARRPAVHVPAPTVRVAAATGAGDAFAAGFLHATLRGLPLRDRLRHGHLWAAATLTSPADLAAPPARDTADALVALDDAGWEKLRLGPGRTHPADRADEEVPTP
- a CDS encoding IclR family transcriptional regulator, producing MSQTVDRALSILPLLAEGPADLGKVAERLGVHKSTALRLLRTLHEHGMVYRQSDQRYRLGARLIALAQEAMENLDIRGIAHPHLVRLNEQCGHTVHLAVYEEDEVLYIDKVESRYPVRMYSRIGKPVAITVAAVAKLLLADLPEHERRALAEQLDYPMYTSRSTPNAPAFLRELDKVREQGWATDLGGHEESINCVAAPIRGADGRVVAAMSVSAPNVVVTADELLTLLPLVRRTADAISGEYSGRTPAKDTP
- a CDS encoding RidA family protein, with translation MTDKTALTPKTHTTPPAKFSHGVRKGNILQVAGQVGFLPAVEGQAPTPAGPTLREQTLQTLANVKAILEEGGASWDDVMMIRVYLTDVDHFAEMNALYNAYFEEQGLTQPPAARTTVYVGLPAGLLIEIDALAVLG